The Streptomyces sp. HUAS MG91 sequence AGTCGTCGAGCCGTTCGACGTCGGGCCGGCGCCGGTCGACGGCGAGGGTGATCAGCAGGAACACCAGCGCCTGAAGCGCCACACCGGTGGCCAGGAAGAGCGCCTCGCGCCAGCGCCGCCGGTGCGGGATCAGTACGAGTCCCAGACAGACGGCCACCGTGCCGATGATGACGGTGAGGGTGTTCCCGGCCTCGGACGCGACGAAGGAGACGGAGTTGAGGGCCGAAGTGCGTATGCCTTCAAGTCCCTCGTCCACGCCGTCCTCGTGCGAGAGGGGCCACAGCGCGTGGGCCGGCCCGGTGATCAGCAGTCCGAGCCCGATCATCAGCGCCGTCTGCACGGCCGTCAGCACGGTGATCCGCGCGGCGGCCCGCGGTGCGGGCTCGGGAGCGGTGCGTACACGCGGTCTCGCGTGGTCGGCCGGTCGGTCCGGTATGACGGCTGGCATCGGGTTCCCCCAGGGGTCGTTCTGACGGATCGGAGGGATCTCGCGATCGCTGCTCAGAAGCGCCGTATGCCCGCTCAACCCGTTTGTACCTCCTGTGTGCGTCGTGTGATTGTCCGGTCGGCACGGCGAGGAGGAGGGGGCCGCGTCCCGCCCGGCCGCCAGGTGGCGCGGCGGCGCTTCGTGGCAGGTCCGGACGGCCTTCCGGCCTGTCACGGCGTTTGGAGTTCCCGGCTCAGGTCACGAGGGACGTGACGACTTTCCGCCGATCCGGCGGAGGGGTACCCGAGGAGAAGGCATGACAGCAGGAGAAGGTTTGACAGCGCCACTCACGGACCATGTGCTCACCGGGCGGCCGGCCGACGCCGCGGAGGCGAAGGAGGCGCTGGACCGCCTGCTCGACACCCTGCCGTCCTGCTCACCGTCGGCTCGCTCCGACGCCCTGCTCGCGGTCTCGGAACTCGTCTCCGCGGCGCAGCGCCACGGGATCGACGTGTCCTCCGTGACCGCGCGTACCGGTGACGACTGGGTCGACCTGAGCTTCGCGTATGCGCCTCAGCCCCAGGGTGAGCAGGTCGAGGCGGCGCTCACGGACGGCTGGGCGTGGACGATCGCCGCCTCGGTCGCGGACAAGCTGGACGTGTCGTCCACGTCGTCTCAGGGGCTGCGCGTGCGGCTGCTGCTTCGGATGTGACGAGCGGGGCCCGAGCTCTGCGAACGACTCGGCACGAGGGGTCGGACCTCGAAGGAGGGCCGACCCCTTGCTTCACGGGGTCCGGTCGCCGGGCGGACTCACCCCGCGACGGCGGTGCGTCGCGCCGCCGCGTGGTGGACCGGCTTCTGCGGTCGGGCTGCTCGCAGCCGGCGCAGCCAGACGGAGGCGGTCCCGAGCAGGCCGGCGAAGACGACCGCGAGGAGGAGCGAGACCCACATCTGCCGACTGCCCGGACGCACGAATCCGGTCCAGGCCGCCGCGGTGGTCCACAGCAGCACGCCCGCCAGGTAGAAGCCGCGCGTCCGGCGCAGTTGTCGTAGGGCCCGCAGGGACATGAGAACTTCGGTCTTCGGCACCATGCCGCCCCGGTACCCCGAAATCCCCTTCTGCATCGAAGAGTTCACGGGAATCGGTCCGCCGCCGGTCGAAACGCCGGTCAGCGGCGCACCCGGGGCATCCCCAGACCGATCCAGGAGATGATCTCGCGCTGGATCTCGTTGTTGCCGCCGCCGAAGGTGAAGATGACGGCCGACCGGTAGCCGCGCTCCAGTTCGCCGTGGAGGACGGCGCCGGCGCTCCCCTCCTTCAGTGCCCCGGCGGCGCCCACCACCTCCATCAGCCACGCGTAGGCGTCGCGGCGCGCCTCGGAGCCGTAGACCTTCACGGCGGAGGCGTCCTGCGGCATGAGGGTGCCCTGCTGGACGGCGTTCACCATCTGCCAGTTGAGGAGCTTCATCGCGTCCAGCCTGGTGTGGGTCTGCGCGAGGCGCTTCCTGACCCAGCCGAGGTCGATGACGCGGCGCCCGTCGGCGAGCTTGGTGTCCATGGCCCAGCGCTGGACGTCGTGCAGGGCGCGGATGGCCATGGTGCCGTGGGCGGCGAGGGTGACGCGTTCGTGGTTGAGCTGGTTGGTGATCAGGCGCCAGCCCTTGTTCTCCTCGCCGACCCGGCGCGCGGCGGGCACCCGGATGTTCTCGTAGTAGCTCGCCGTGGTGTCGTGCGAGGCGAGGGTGTTGATGACGGTGCAGGAGTAGCCGGGGTCGGACGTCGGGACCAGCAGCATGGTGATGCCCTTGTGGGGCGGGGCGGCCGGATCGTCGAAGGCGGTGCGCACGGCGAGCCAGACCCAGTCGGCGGTGTCGCCGTTGGTCGTCCAGATCTTCTGGCCGTTCACCGTGTAGTGGCCGGTGGTCTCGTCGCCGTCGCGGACCGCCTTCGTCTTCAGCGCGGCCAGGTCGGTGCCCGCGTCCGGCTCGCTGTAGCCGATGGCGAAGTCGATCTCCCCGGCGAGGATCTTCGGCAGGAAGAACTCCTTCTGCTCGTCCGTGCCGAACTGCATGATCGTCGGGCCGACGGTGTTGAGCGCCATCAGCGGCAGCGGCACGCCCGCCTGGGCGGCCTCGTCGAAGAAGATGAACTGTTCCATCGGGGTCAGGCCGCGTCCGCCGTACTCCTTGGGCCAGCCCACTCCGAGCCAGCCGTCGGAGCCGAGGCGGCGCACGGTCTCCCGGTAGAAGCGCTTCTGGGCGGCCGGGTCCTCGTAACGGGCATAGGCGTTGTCGGGCACGAGCTCGGCGAAGTAGGCGCGCAGCTCGGTGCGCAACTGCTGCTGCTCAGGCGTGTATTCGAGGTGCACGGCCCCTCCTGGCGGTCATCTGGGCGGCGCCTGACGGTCTTTCAGGCATGGTCCGACGGCGCACACAGTAGAACCCGTTCCAGAAATTGTGAATGGCGGGGACGGCCCCACCTGGACCCGGCCCTCAGCCCAGCGTCGCCAGGAAGTCGGAGCAGGCACGCGCGCACGCCCGGCACCGCCGCGCGCAGTCCTCGCCGTCCGGCATCCGGTCGCAGGCGTGCGCGCACTCCAGGGCGACCGCGCGGCACCACTCGACCTGGAGGCGCAGGGCGTACTCGTCGCGCAGCGCCTCCTCCGACAGGAGCCGGCAGGTCGCGTCGCAGATCTCGACGCAGAGCAGCAGGGTGCGCCGCGGCTCCTGGGGCGTCCGGCCGCCGGCGTCCGGGTCGGCGCCCGCGGCCGGCGGGCGGGCCGGACCCCGCGCCCCGGCGGCGACGCCCGCCCGGTCGGCGGAGCTCACCCGCATCGCGCAGGCGCGGGCGCACTCGGTGCAGGACTGGGTGCAGGCGAAGCGGTCCTCCAGATAGCGCACGAGGGCGTCCTTGGACGGTTCGTCCGCCGGCCCGGGCGCCGCGCCCGGGGTCTGCTCGGCGCGGGGGTTCGCGTGCTTCGCCAGGGGGGTCACGGCGCGGCTCCCTTCCACGGGTCGTGCGGCTCGGCAGGAGCGGGTAGCCGGATCCGGCACCGCCAAACCTGCCGAACCCGCCGCCGGGCGCACCGGCGCGCGACGACCGCGCACGGTGGCCCTCTCGGTTGACCCGCGTCCCCCGGGGTACCCGCAACCGGCACGCTCGGCCGACCGCGCGGATCGCGCACCGCGCATTGGCCGTCCAGGGGCGTCTACTGAGATGTCCACAAAACAATTCGACGGAATATGACCGAAAAAGTTCGAGAAAAGGAGCGACCGTGACCGTCACCGCACCATCGCCCCACCCGGCCGAGACCAAACGCGAGGTCAAGGGCAGGATCCGCACCTGCCGTCCCGCGCGGCGCGGCACCGGGGAGCCGGCCGGGCCCGATCACGAGCCGGACGGCGAGTGGAATCTGGTGCGCGGAGAGGACTGACTGCCTCTTCCATCCCCCGTGTTCCGGCATATGCTGTCGGTGCCGGCGAGGGGAGGCCACTGGCGATGCCCACCGTTGCTCAGCCCAAGATCCTCGTCGTCGACGACCGCGACGACACGCTCTTCGCGATGGAGAGCGCGCTCGCCCCGCTCGGCTTCCCGATGGACCGTGCGAACTCCGGGGACGACGCCCTCAAGACGGTCCTGCGCGGCGGCGTCGCCGTGGTCCTGCTCGATGTGCTGATGCCCGACCTCAGCGGCTTCGAGGTCGCCCAGTACATGACGCGGCTCGAACAGACGCAGGACATACCGATCATGATGATCACCGGTGCGGGCCAGGACCCCACCCTGGCGGCGAGAGCCTTCGAGCTGGGCGTCGCCGACTACGTCGTCAAGCCGGTCGACCCCTGGGTGATACGGACGAAGGTCCGCTATCTGTACGAGACGGGCCGCCGGCTCCACACACTCCGCGAGCGCCTCCGGGCGTACGAGCGGCGGAGCGAGGAGTTCCGCGACGGCCCGCCCCTCGGCCTGGAGGGTCACCCGCTCCCGCGGCCCGCCTGACCCCGGACACTCCCGCTCACCGCCTCGCGTGGGCATGCTCACAGCCTCCACCTCCCACTCGGCACCCCAACCGGTTGTACAGTACAACTGAAGTAAGAGTTGTATAAGCCAACTCGTCAGGCCGATCCATGGAGGTCCCGCTCATGCCCGCGCGCAATCCCGCGCTGCGTCACGTACTGACGCATCTGCTCACCCCGCTTCTGATGTGCGTGGGCATGGGTCTGGCGTATCTGGGCGCGTTCGCCCACCCCGAGCCGCACCATCTGCCCGTCGCCGTCGTCGGCTCGGGCGCCGAGGCGAAGGTCTTCGCGCAGACCGTCAAGGACAAGGCGGGCGACGCGCTCGACGTCCGGACGCTCGACACCCGCGCCGACGCCGTCGACCTGCTGAAGACGCGGGACATCGACGGCGCGTACGTCCTCGGGGACAAGGGCTCCGGGGCGCCCGAGCTGATCGTGGCCTCCGCGGGCTCCGACACCACGGTCTCCGTCGTCCAGAAGATCTTCACGCCGGTCGCCGCGGAGCAGGGCGATCCGCTGAAGGTCACGGACGTCGTGCCGACGGTGGACGACGACCCGACGGGCCAGGGTCTTTTCTTCCTGCTCGTCGCGCTCAGCATCGGCTCGTACGCCTCCGTGGCGGTGCTCGGCGGCGCCGGAGCCGCCCTGCGGATGCGGGCCAGGGCGCTGCTCGTGGTCGGGGTCTCCGGCGTGGTCAGCCTGATCGGCGCGGCGTTCGCCGGCCCCCTCTTCCACCTCGCCCACACGAACCTGTGGGGTCTGTGGGGCATGGCCTGGCTGTACTCGGCGGGCATCCTCTTCGTCGGCGTCGGCCTGCACACGTTCCTGAAGCGGTGGACGACGCTCGGCGTGATGGTGCTGTTCGTGATGCTGAACTTCACGAGCTCCGGCGGGATCTTCCGGCCGGAGCTGCAGAACGGCTTCTTCGGCAGCCTGCACGCCTTCTGGAACGGCGCGGGCTTCGTCGAGGGGGCGCGCAGCCTGATCTACTTCGGCCACCACGACCTGGCACGGAACCTGTGGACGCTGGTGGCGTGGCTGGCCGTGGGCCTCGTCGTCATCGGCGTCGCGGCGCTCGCCGAGCGCCGGCGGGAGCACACGGCCGCGGCCACGACCACGGCGCGGCACGCCGCTCCCGCAGCGGCCCCCGCTGCCGACTCCGCCTCCGCCTCCGCTCCTGCCTCGGCCTCGGCTGAGGAGGACGTCGTCGAGGAGGAGCTGGAGGAGACCGTCGGCGTGTGACGACAGCCCGCCGTTCGAGGGCCCCGCCGCGACGTGCGGCGGGGCCGTCGCGTGTTCACACCCCGTCCGGGATCCTCTTCGCCCTGCCGCGGACGGCGAACGCCGTGACGATCTCCACCACGCCGACCACGAGCAGCCACAGACCGCCGACCAGGGTGAGCACCGCGACCGACTCGAACGGCGAGTCGATCAGGACGATGCCGGCCAGCGCGGTGACCACGCCGAGGAAGATCTGCCAGCCGCGCGCGGGCACGGTCGGGTCGGCGGCCGCGGCGACGGTCTGGGTGATGCCGCGGAACAGCCAGCCGATGCCGATCCACAGGGCGAGCAGCAGGGTCGACTGCATGGCTCCGCGGAAGCAGAACAGGCCGAGGAGAACGGAGACGGCGCCGCTGATGAAGGCCACGATCCGCAGTCCGGCGGTGACGTGCCGGCCGAAGGCGGAGACCAGTTGGAAGACGCCGCTGACCACGAGGTAGATGCCGAACAGCACGCCCGCCGCCCATAGCGAGGCGCCCGGCCAGACCAGGACGAGGATGCCGAGGATGACGGAGGCGACGCCCATGAGCAGCACGGCCTGCCACGCGTTCTGCGCGAGTCTGCCGAGCGGGCCCTGGTCGGGGGTCGGATCACCGGCGGCGGGTGTCTGGTGCGGGGCCTGAGGGTCGTACGGTGCTTGGGTCATGTCCGACTCTTCGCACACGGCACGGTGTTCGGCCATCCGGGGTGCGCCGAACAGGGGACCGCGCTGGCCGGGCGGCTGATGCGCCGGACAATGGCCCCATGAGCACCCACGCACAGCGGGACCGCATCGCCGTACGCCGCGTCTACGACCCGCCCGCGCCGGCCGACGGCACCCGGCTGCTGGTCGACCGGCTGTGGCCGCGCGGTATCTCCAGGGAGCGGGCCGCCGTCGACGAGTGGCTGCGCGACATCGCGCCGTCCAGGGAGCTGCGGACCTGGTACCACGAGGACCGCGACGGGCGGTACGACGCCTTCGCCGAGCGCTACGCCGCCGAGCTGGCCGATCCGGTGCGCGCCGGGCTCGTGGCGCACGTCCAGGACCTGGCCCGGCGGGGCCGGGTCACGCTGGTGACCTCGGTCAAGGAGGTCGAGCACAGCCACGTCCCGGTCCTCGTGCGCCACGTACTCGGCGACTGAGCGCCGGCCGGAACCCGGCGCGGGCCCGCGGACCGGTGCTCAGGCCGCCAGGCAGACCGCGCCGCGCCCCCGGCCCGGGCCCGTGCCGGGCACGGAGACGGCCGCGGTGACGGAGACGGTGCGGCGCACCCGGGCCGCGCGCGCCAATTCACCCTGGGCGAGCGCCAGTACGTCGACCAGGCCGAGCCCGAGCGCCCCGGCCACGGCGGCGAGCATCTCCGAGGAGGCCTCCTTGCGGCCGCGCTCCATCTCGGAGAGGTAGGGCATGGAGATCCCGGCGACGTCGGCCACGTCCTGCAACGTCCTTCCCTGGGCGCGTCGGCGGCGGCGCAGCACGTCTCCGACGACATGCCGCCACAGCGGCTCGGGGGCAAGGGCGGCTCGGGGCCTCGGGGTCTCGTGGGCGCTCATCACGCCAGCGTAGGTGCGGGTCCGCGCGGGCAGGGCGGACTTCACCCACAGCGATATCCGCCCACCGCCCCGTCGGTCACTCGGGCGTCCGTTCGTAGCGGAGCAGGACGACCCCGTTGTCGAAGGCGCGGGTCTCCACGAGGCGCAGGAGCGACGGGGCGAACGGGCCGTCCGGGAAGAGGCGTTTGCCCGCGCCGACCACGACGGGGTGGACGTAGATCCGGAACTCGTCGACGAGGTCGTGCTCCAGGAAGGTGGCGGCCAGACCGGCGCCGCCGAGGCTGAGGTCGCCGCCGGGTTCCTCCTTGAGGGCGCGGATCGCGGCCGGGGACACCTCGGGGACGACGGTGGTGTGCCAGGGCGCGGGGCCGGGCTTCAGCGTGCGCGAGAAGACGATCTTCGGTTTCTCGCGCCAGATCTCCGCGAAGTCGGTCTCGACCGGCTCCGCGCCGGGGTCGGCGTCGGCCGCGGGCCAGTAGTCCGCCATCAGTTCGTGGGTGACCCGGCCGCTGAGGAAGCCGCCCATGGGCCGCAGCACGTCGTTCATGTGCTGATGGAACGGGGCGTCCACCTGGTGCCAGTCGATCTCGCGGCCCGGCCCCTCCACGTACCCGTCCAGAGAAATCCCCATCATCAGGACGATCTTGCGCATCTCGGCCTCGTCTCTCGCCTCGTCCGGCAGCGGCGCGGACACAATGGCCCGCATGCACCAGACTGCACAGTTCACCGCGAGGCCGCCATGGAAGTGACCCTGATCGCCGTCGTCGGCGTCGCGAGCATCGTGGCGGTGGCCGCGTTCTCGCAGCGTCTCGGGCTCGCCGCGCCGCTCAGCCTGGTCGTGGTCGGCATCGCCCTGAGTTTCGTGCCGGGTGTGCCGGTGGTGCAGCTGGATCCCGAGTGGGTCCTGGCGGGTGTCCTGCCGCCGCTGCTGTACTCCTCGGCGGTGAACATGCCCGCGCAGGACTTCCGGCGCGACATCAAGGCCATCGGCGGGCTCGCGGTGCTGCTGGTGGCGGTGTCCACGCTCGGGGCCGGCTGGCTGCTGCATCTGCTGATGCCGGACATCGGCTGGCCGGCCGCGTTCGCGCTCGGCGCGGTGATCAGCCCCACGGACGCGGTCGCCGCGACGTCGGTGGGCCGCAAACTCGGCCTGCCGTCGCGGCTGCTGACGCTCCTGGAGGGCGAGGGTCTGGTCAACGACGCCTCCGCGCTGGTGCTGCTGCGCTCCGCGGTCGCGGCGATGGCGGGTGCGGTGTCCCTGTGGGGTGTCGCCGGGCAGTTCGTGTTCTCGGTCGCGGTGGCGGTCGTGGTGGGCGTGGTCGTCGGACTGGTCAACGTGCGGGTCCGCGCGCTCCTCGACGACACGGTGCTCAACACGGCGATCTCGTTCGTCGTGCCGTTCGTCGCGTATGTGCCCGCCGAGGAGTTCGACGCGTCGGGGGTGCTCGCCGTCGTCGTCTGCGGGCTGGTGACGGGGCATCTGAGCCCGCGGCTGCTGCGGGCGAGGGACCGGATCGGCGAGGCGATGAACTGGCGCACCCTCGCCTTCCTCCTGGAGAGTTCGATCTTCCTGCTGATGGGTCTCGGCCTGAAGACGCTGCTCGACGAGGCGCACGCCCACGAGAACGGGCTCGGCGCGGGCCGCGTCATCCTCTACGGGCTGGCCCTCACCGGTCTCGTCATCGTCGTACGGATGGTGTTCACGGTGCCGTTGGTGGCGCTGGTGCGCCGCGACGCGCGCCGGGCCGCCGCCTCGAAACCGCTGATCGAGCGGATGCAGGAGCGGCTCGACACCTTCGACCTGAGCGAGCGGTTCACCCCGCGCAAGAAGGCGCACATCGAGCGCCGGGTGCAGCGCACGAGCGCCGACATCGACTTCCGGCTCACCGAGACGCTCGGCTGGCAGGGCGGTGTGGTCCTCGCCTGGTCGGGGATGCGGGGCGCGATCACGGTGGCGGCCGCGCAGACGCTGCCCGAGGACACCGAGTACCGCGCCCAGTTGATCGTGATCGCGTTCGTCGTGGCGGTGACGACGCTGCTGCTGCAAGGGCTGACGCTGCCCGCCGTGATCCGCACGGTCCGCATCCCGGGCGACGACCCGCAGCGGCTGCGCGAGGAGTACGGGCGGCTGGTCACGGAGATGTCCGACGCGGGGGTCGCCTCCCTGGACGACGCGCAGGAGTCCGGGGACGCGCCGCCCGCGCTGCTCGACCGTGTGCGGCAGGACAGTCTGATCCGGCCGCGGGACGCGGACTCGGAGGAGGACCGCAAGAGGGCCGCCGCCGCGTTCCAGGGCATCGACGACGCCCATCTCGTCTATCTCCGGCTCCGGCTGCGGGTCGTCTCGGCGGAGCGCGACGCCCTGCTCGCCGCGCGCACCCGGGGTTCGTACAGTTCCCGCGCGCTGCAGGGCGCCCAGCACGTGCTGGACCTGGAGGAGGCGCGGCTGGAGCAGTTCGGCGACCGCTTCGAGGAGTGAGCGTCCCTACGAGGCTTTCGGCCGCTCCCAGTCGCAGGGCGGGGACGGGCAGGCGTGCGCGTCGTGTTCCTTGAGGGCGACGCTCACGAGGCTGAGCAGCAGCTGGACGTCCGTGTCGCACTCCAGGAGGACGGTGATCCAGGAGTCCCCCGGCCGCACCCGGATCGCGCTGCTGTGCCGCAGCTGGGGCAGGAGCCGCTGCACCGCCGAGGAGGTCAGGTACAGATCGGCGCAGTCGTCGGCGTGGAAATGGATGAGTTCATGGCCCGCCGCGCCGAAGGCGTGCCCAACCGAGCACCGGGGCGGGCCACTTACCAGGTTCGGCCATGTCCCCAGTTCGGACATGGCGCGCTGGGCCGCGGTCATACCTCCATCCTTGCGCACCCTTCACCTGGAGGACCAGCCCCATCAACCCTCGTGTTCCCCCGGCTACTTGTCGTGACGCGGTCGCGCCGGGCGCGACCGGCGTGCGCGGGGCGTCCGTGAGCCGGTGGAGCGGCGGTCGCCGGGGCGGCACTGTGAGGTAGCGGACCTTGTGCCGGGCGGGGTCGATCGACTTCACTCGCAGCACTCGGTTTTCTTGATCGAGTACGCCTGGACGCATCGAGCACGCCTACACGCAGGGGGTTTCGCACATGCCCACATCATCGGCGGTGGCCGGGTGGGAGGACGTCGCGGTGCGCGACGTCGAGACGAACGGCATCACGCTGCGGGTCTTCGAGCAGGGCCCCGACACCGGCGGGACGGCGGACCGGCCGCCGGTCGTGCTCTGTCACGGCTTCCCCGAGCTGGCGTTCTCCTGGCGCCATCAGGTACGGGCGCTGGCCGCGGCGGGCCATCGGGTGCTGGCCCCGGACATGCGCGGCTACGGCGGCAGTTCCCGCCCGGCCGATCCGGACGCGTACGACGCGCTGACCCTGTGCGCGGATCTCGCCGGGCTGCTCGACGCGGAGGGCGTGGACGACGCCGTGTTCGTGGGCCACGACTGGGGAGCGATCGTGGTGTGGCAGATGGCGACGGCGTACCCGGAGCGGGTGCGGGCCGTCGCGGGGATGAGCGTGCCGGCCACGCCCCGCTCCCCCGTGCCGCCGCTCCCGCTGCTGCGCAAGCGCAACGGAGACGACTTCTACATCGTGTGGTTCCAGGAGCCCGGGGTCGCCGACCGCGCGCTCGCGCGGAACGTCCGCCGCACGCTCGTCACCCGGGAGATCTACTCGGCCGCGTGGGCCGCCCGCCCCGACGAGCAGCTGCCGCCGCCGCGCTGGCTGAACGAGGCGGAACTCGCCCATTACGTGGATGAGTTCAGCCGGACCGGCTTCACCGGCGGGCTGAACTACTACCGCAATCTCGATCGCACCTGGACCCTGACGGAGCATCTGGCGGGCCGCACGATCGACTGCCCCTCGCTGTTCGTCACGGGTTCCCGCGACCCGGTCGCCCGGTTCATGCCGGACGACAAGATGGAACGGGTCCTGACCGACCTGCGCGGCCGTGTCGTCCTCGACGGCGCCGGGCACTGGATCCAGCAGGAACGGCCCGAAGAGGTGAACACGGCACTGCTCGACTTCCTCGCCGGGCTCCCTCAGGGCAGGTCCTAGGGCCTGTCCGGCGGATCAGGTCGCAGTCGGTCGGCCCGCGCGTTTCTGTGCCGGTGAGCGGGGTCTGGTGCGTCGAGATGCAAGGCGGAGGAGGGCGTCGACGCGGAGCGTCGGCAACGGACGACAACGCCGCAGGTCGGCGTGCCGGACCCCGCGCCCGCGACAAGATCCGCCGGACAGGCCCTAGCGGCGCAGGCTGTCGCCGTCGTCGGTCCCGTACTCGCACAGCTCGAAGACGACCTCGCCGGCCGTGGCACCGACGACGGTGCCCCGTGCGGGCCTGACGGGGGCTCCGACCCACACCAGATGGGGTGCCGTGCCGACGATCCGGCACGGCACGACGAAGCCCTCGGGGAAGCGGACCAGCGATTCGTTGCGGGCCGCGCCGGTTCCGCGGTGGACCACCCGGGACTGGACCACGACGCCCAGGCCCGCGCTGTGTTCCGTCTCCAGGTCGCTCGACGCGCACACCGGGCACAGCAGCCGCCGGAACGACGGCGAGGCACACCACTTGCAGCGCTGATAGGCGAAGCCGGCCGGCTCGCGATGTGTCGGCGGCGTCATCACGCCCGTCCCGGTCCCGGCCCCGATCCGGCTTCCGAACACCTCTGCCATCTCCGACACTCTCGGCCTCCCGCGCTCGCCCGGCGTACGCCGAGGCTGCGGCCCCGACGCCTCTCGCATCGTATGGCACTCAGTGCCGCGCGGTAAAGACACCCAGTACCCTCTCTTGGGGCTGGGGGCCCGGATCAGTCGTCCCGCAGCGCCGACTCCACCCGCTGGATGA is a genomic window containing:
- a CDS encoding acyl-CoA dehydrogenase family protein encodes the protein MHLEYTPEQQQLRTELRAYFAELVPDNAYARYEDPAAQKRFYRETVRRLGSDGWLGVGWPKEYGGRGLTPMEQFIFFDEAAQAGVPLPLMALNTVGPTIMQFGTDEQKEFFLPKILAGEIDFAIGYSEPDAGTDLAALKTKAVRDGDETTGHYTVNGQKIWTTNGDTADWVWLAVRTAFDDPAAPPHKGITMLLVPTSDPGYSCTVINTLASHDTTASYYENIRVPAARRVGEENKGWRLITNQLNHERVTLAAHGTMAIRALHDVQRWAMDTKLADGRRVIDLGWVRKRLAQTHTRLDAMKLLNWQMVNAVQQGTLMPQDASAVKVYGSEARRDAYAWLMEVVGAAGALKEGSAGAVLHGELERGYRSAVIFTFGGGNNEIQREIISWIGLGMPRVRR
- a CDS encoding ferredoxin; protein product: MTPLAKHANPRAEQTPGAAPGPADEPSKDALVRYLEDRFACTQSCTECARACAMRVSSADRAGVAAGARGPARPPAAGADPDAGGRTPQEPRRTLLLCVEICDATCRLLSEEALRDEYALRLQVEWCRAVALECAHACDRMPDGEDCARRCRACARACSDFLATLG
- a CDS encoding response regulator yields the protein MPTVAQPKILVVDDRDDTLFAMESALAPLGFPMDRANSGDDALKTVLRGGVAVVLLDVLMPDLSGFEVAQYMTRLEQTQDIPIMMITGAGQDPTLAARAFELGVADYVVKPVDPWVIRTKVRYLYETGRRLHTLRERLRAYERRSEEFRDGPPLGLEGHPLPRPA
- a CDS encoding HdeD family acid-resistance protein: MTQAPYDPQAPHQTPAAGDPTPDQGPLGRLAQNAWQAVLLMGVASVILGILVLVWPGASLWAAGVLFGIYLVVSGVFQLVSAFGRHVTAGLRIVAFISGAVSVLLGLFCFRGAMQSTLLLALWIGIGWLFRGITQTVAAAADPTVPARGWQIFLGVVTALAGIVLIDSPFESVAVLTLVGGLWLLVVGVVEIVTAFAVRGRAKRIPDGV
- a CDS encoding DUF488 family protein encodes the protein MSTHAQRDRIAVRRVYDPPAPADGTRLLVDRLWPRGISRERAAVDEWLRDIAPSRELRTWYHEDRDGRYDAFAERYAAELADPVRAGLVAHVQDLARRGRVTLVTSVKEVEHSHVPVLVRHVLGD
- a CDS encoding helix-turn-helix transcriptional regulator → MSAHETPRPRAALAPEPLWRHVVGDVLRRRRRAQGRTLQDVADVAGISMPYLSEMERGRKEASSEMLAAVAGALGLGLVDVLALAQGELARAARVRRTVSVTAAVSVPGTGPGRGRGAVCLAA
- a CDS encoding dihydrofolate reductase family protein; this encodes MRKIVLMMGISLDGYVEGPGREIDWHQVDAPFHQHMNDVLRPMGGFLSGRVTHELMADYWPAADADPGAEPVETDFAEIWREKPKIVFSRTLKPGPAPWHTTVVPEVSPAAIRALKEEPGGDLSLGGAGLAATFLEHDLVDEFRIYVHPVVVGAGKRLFPDGPFAPSLLRLVETRAFDNGVVLLRYERTPE
- a CDS encoding cation:proton antiporter — translated: MEVTLIAVVGVASIVAVAAFSQRLGLAAPLSLVVVGIALSFVPGVPVVQLDPEWVLAGVLPPLLYSSAVNMPAQDFRRDIKAIGGLAVLLVAVSTLGAGWLLHLLMPDIGWPAAFALGAVISPTDAVAATSVGRKLGLPSRLLTLLEGEGLVNDASALVLLRSAVAAMAGAVSLWGVAGQFVFSVAVAVVVGVVVGLVNVRVRALLDDTVLNTAISFVVPFVAYVPAEEFDASGVLAVVVCGLVTGHLSPRLLRARDRIGEAMNWRTLAFLLESSIFLLMGLGLKTLLDEAHAHENGLGAGRVILYGLALTGLVIVVRMVFTVPLVALVRRDARRAAASKPLIERMQERLDTFDLSERFTPRKKAHIERRVQRTSADIDFRLTETLGWQGGVVLAWSGMRGAITVAAAQTLPEDTEYRAQLIVIAFVVAVTTLLLQGLTLPAVIRTVRIPGDDPQRLREEYGRLVTEMSDAGVASLDDAQESGDAPPALLDRVRQDSLIRPRDADSEEDRKRAAAAFQGIDDAHLVYLRLRLRVVSAERDALLAARTRGSYSSRALQGAQHVLDLEEARLEQFGDRFEE
- a CDS encoding luciferase family protein produces the protein MTAAQRAMSELGTWPNLVSGPPRCSVGHAFGAAGHELIHFHADDCADLYLTSSAVQRLLPQLRHSSAIRVRPGDSWITVLLECDTDVQLLLSLVSVALKEHDAHACPSPPCDWERPKAS
- a CDS encoding alpha/beta hydrolase is translated as MPTSSAVAGWEDVAVRDVETNGITLRVFEQGPDTGGTADRPPVVLCHGFPELAFSWRHQVRALAAAGHRVLAPDMRGYGGSSRPADPDAYDALTLCADLAGLLDAEGVDDAVFVGHDWGAIVVWQMATAYPERVRAVAGMSVPATPRSPVPPLPLLRKRNGDDFYIVWFQEPGVADRALARNVRRTLVTREIYSAAWAARPDEQLPPPRWLNEAELAHYVDEFSRTGFTGGLNYYRNLDRTWTLTEHLAGRTIDCPSLFVTGSRDPVARFMPDDKMERVLTDLRGRVVLDGAGHWIQQERPEEVNTALLDFLAGLPQGRS